The stretch of DNA CCGTGTTCAGACACCAATTATCGTATTCCATGGTACAGACGATCAAATAGTACCCGTTGCCCACGGCCGGTATCTGGCACAGGCTTCCCCGCATGCTCGATTCATTGAGATTGGGGGTGCAACTCACAACGAGATTCCGATGCCCCCATTACGTAAAGAACTGGATTCGCTTATGGCCGGGCTTCATGCCTCAAACTCTGAATAGAGGACGGAAACGGATAATACCTCAGCTTTTGATTTTGCGGGCACAGACTGTCAACCAGCAATAAATGGCCTGAGTTGAGAGCTCCGGTGGTGAGCGTTATGGAAATGGTGAGACTTGATTTCTTAAGGGACACGGAAAGACGAACGCACACGAACCACTGATAATTCGTCGAAAACGCAGGAATGACTTCAAAACCTGCAGTCGTTCAGTTATCCCTGAAACGGACTTCCATCCAGTCGAGTACCAAACCACCGCCGGAGCACTGCATCCCCGGTCCAGGTCAGTGCTGCGAACACGCCAACACCCAGTGAGGTGGACGCCACAATGGTCGCATACAGTGCCGGGAGGTCGGCACTTGCCGTTTTGCGCTGAATCCATGCGCCCAGTCCAGGTTGGCTGGATCCCACGAAAAATTCGCCAACGATTGCTCCAACCACAGCGACTCCGCCCGCTATTCGAATTCCACTGATCATCCATGGAAGTGCCGAAGGCAATCTCAGTTTCCAATGCGTCTGCCACCAGGTGGCACCGTGCAGCCGAAACAATTCATGCAGTTGGCTGTCGATCTGCAGAAGTCCGGTTGTGGTGTTCGTCACGACGGGGAAAAGGCTGATGACGACGGCAACCAGCGTCACACTGTGAAAACCCCGTCCGAACGTGAGGATGATCAGTGGGGCAATGGCGATTACGGGTATGGTCTGGAACAGAATTGCGTAGGGATAAAATGCACGGCGAATGACCACAGACTGAGCGAATGCAAACGCAACCGCCGTGCCGACCACCGTACTGACTGCAAGGCCGCTGACCGCGGCGATGGCCGTCCTGACAGTTGCTTCCGTCAGTTCCACACGCATCGTTCTGAGGGATTCAAGCACAGAAAGCGGGCGAGGCACGATATACGGGGGAATATCAAAGACTTCAATGGCCAGATGCCATGCTGTGGCTGCGGCCACAAGTACCAGCAGCGGCAGCAGACCACTGCCCAGTATGATGAATGTACGTGCCCGACTCATGACTCGTTCGTGGAACAGTGGGGAGATTGAAGTGCCTGAAGAACCCGGCCAACGGTAGCGGCGAATACGGGGGTGCTGCGCATTTCGGACGACCGATCAAGCTGTACCGTGGTGACACTGGTAATGCTGGCGGGAGCCCCCCCAAGTGTAATAACACGGTCGCTCATGCAGACGGCTTCAGTCACATTGTGTGTAACCATCACGGTGGTCACACCAAGATTTTTCTGAATTCGAAATACGTCCGCCTGCAACTGCTGACGCAGCAGGTCGTCGACTGCTGCAAACGGTTCATCGAGCAACAAAAGATCCGGTTGCAGCGCCAGTGCTCTGGCGAGTGAAACCCGCATCTTCATTCCGCCGGACAGGGCCCCCGGCCGCTTCTGTAAATCGTGCGGTGACAGTCCCACGAGGTCAGCCAGTTCATGGACCCGGGAATTCGACACGATTGACTGTTCCAGTTCACCAGGGAGACGGATGTTGGCTGCTGCCGTTCGCCACGGTAGCAGCGTCGCATCCTGAAATACGAACCCGGTACGAACAGCCGGCCGATCTGTGGGTTGCGAAATTTCAAGTTCCCCTGAGACCGGCGCCAGCAATTGCGCAATGATTCTCAACAGAGTCGACTTGCCACAGCCTGACGGGCCGACCAGCGATACGAATTCTCCGCGGGCGATTTCCAGGGAATCGATTTGAACGACGGTGGTACCGTCGAATCCTGCACACAGATTCGTCAAACGTATCTGAGGTCGACCGGCGTGCTCAGTATGTTCGTTGGATGAATGGTTCACACCCGATAACTACTGTGCGGCCACCGTTGAAATCGCAGTGAACTGCTCATACGCCTGTTTCACTTTGCCCTGGACAGCGTCACCATCGTGAAAATAGATGGCATATTTCAGCTTCAGATTCTCACCCGGATTCAGATGAACCGGTTTTTCCGGCTCTTTACCTTTGGAATAGGCATGCTCTCCAAACGGATTGATGGAAAACAGTCCATAATTTCGAACGTGGTACCGCGACGGTCGAAAGTTGTCCGGGTGATCCATCAGTGTCACACCGTATGTTCTGCCGCCGACTGTGCCGGAGTAGTCAATCCACGGAAATGAACGTCCCCAGCAGTCAGCCGTACCTTTGGTTCCGTCACTGCTGACCACCCTGCCCGTGTTTTTTTCCTTCATTGACGAAACCATCCGATAACCAAACAGACCTTCTTTCGTGTCACGAAAATCCACCGGACCGTGCTTGGCAACAAACTGGATTTCGTAGGTCATCAGACGGTTCGCATAAATCGAAATACGGGTCGTTTCCCTGACAGTTGGTTCACCTGTCTCCGCTTTTTGCCATTCATTTGTCACTGCGAAAACAGCGGGGTTCCCTTCGGCGCACAGAACCGTCACGTCGCGCGTTACGATCAATTCCCGTTCCTTCCAGTGACGGCCTTCATTAACTTCGTCCACGGCTACCCAGACACCCTTGTGATGGGCATGATCTTTGTCTTCCGGGTCATTCAAAGCACGAGTGAGGATTGTACCGTCAGCGGCCCTGACGGGCAGAAAGAACGGCTTACGAAACTCAGAGGAGTAGTTATAGGTTGCAAAATCGGCTGCTCCGATCTTCACCTGCAGCTGGCCGACCTGTTTGATAATCTTCACGTCTGAGTCGGCTGCATACAGCACGCCTTGGCTCACCAGTGGACAAAACAACAGAAACAGAACCGAACGGTTCATCAATGACTCCCCTGAAAAACGATATCTAAGTGTAAAAGGTTCCAGCAACCAATTTTAAGATCGAAGACAACAGCTGTGTATACTACACGAGCGGACAGGGACCTGCCACGGAATACTGCTGTTGATACGATGTACGCGGATGCTCAATCCGGTCCGATTTTCGCCGGTTGTGTCCGGTTTCGATTTCCAGATGGGGTGGTTTGAGAGGTTACGCTCGCAATACACCGGCTGTTCTCCTTCGATTTTGTTTGGACTCAGTCTCACGCAGCGTCGGTCAGGAACCTGAGTTGACGCTTCAAAATTGAAGAGAGTGTGTTTAGTAAGTCGGCCGGAGCGGAGCGATATTTCCCGGGCGGCGCGGGAGACTCAGCGGGAAATGTCAAATCCACAGATTACGTATTTGTTATCCCGCTGACCGCGACTTTATGATAAAGTCGACTCTCTCACGAACAGCCGGTGTGCCGACATTGCTGCGATCACCTGACCATTCTGATTTGAACAGTGGAAGTCTGTTCGGCAGGCTGGGAAGAGTTGGGGAACTCCGCGAGCGGCTTATGGCATCAGTACACCAGGTGAACGTATGGGGCGATGGGGGTCAGATGATCAGATGAGTAGTGCCGAATTGAATGCAGGTATGACTGACGATCCATTCACCGCTTTGGGAAGCCGAAAGTGGATTTGGATTCTTCTGAGCCTGACCAGTGTTGCACTTGGTATCTCCGGTTACCTGATGTGGACAGCACTGACGGCAGGCAGTGTAGCCGGCTGCGGAAGCGGTGAGTTGTTTGATTGTGGGCATGTACTGAATAGTAAGTGGTCAAAGTTTGGTCCTGTCCCCGTTGGTCTGCTGGCTTTCGTTTTGTATTCCTGTGTGTTTTCGGCGCTGGTGTTCTGCTGCTGTTCCCCGGTTGCCCAGGTCCGACGTATCAGCTGGATCGGTATCACCGGAGGTGGATTGACGGCTGGTCTGGCGGCTGTGTGGTTCACGTCACTACAGATTTTTGCTTTGGAGCAACTTTGCTCGTGGTGTCTTGGAGCTCATGCCTGCGGCCTGATCATTTGTGGTCTCGTGCTGTGGAAAAATCCGCTTGGTGCACAAACCACTTGGCGGCTTACTTTCGTCGGAATGTTAAGTGTGACTGTTTTGATCACGGGGCAGGTTCTGACCCCGGCGCCTTCCACTCATGAGACTGTTCGTTTTAACGATCAGTCAACCGCGGTTGGCACCGACGATCCCGGCGATTCTTTGGATGGTGAAATTACGGACGATATCTTCACTGCCCCGGAAAATATTTTTGAAGCCCCTGCAGAGAATCTGTTTGAGGCTCCCTCGGACGTGTCAGATGTCGAATCTGTCATCAATGCCGATGGGCAGGACGATGAGGCCTCAGCAGGAGACACATCGGCCGCCACAGCTGCGTCGTTACTGCTGCTGACGCCGCCGCAGTTGTCCCTGATGATGACTCGTGTTTTGGTTTCGACCGGGGCCGGTGAGGTGGGTTTAGCTGACGACCAGGGTCGGATTCAGCAAGCCGAATCTGCCAGGCAGGAAGAGACAACTCCTGAACGACGGATCATTGGTGTGAATGGGAACAAATTCCGTCTGAATATCCGGCAGTGGCCGCTGCTTGGCCAGCCCGACGCGAAATATGTCTTTGTCAAAATGTTCGACTACACCTGTTCGCATTGTCGGAATACGCACCGAGCGATTCGCGGGGCATTCGGTCGTTATGGAAACGATCTGGCTGTGGTCGCGTTACCTGTTCCGCTGGAACGAAGCTGTAACCGCTATGCGAGCAGCAGCGGCGGGACTCACCGTGATTCATGTGAAATCTCGCGGATTGCCGTTGCCGTGTGGCGTATCGACCCGGAAAAATTTTACCAGCTGCATAACTGGCTGTTTGAAATCAGCAGAACGGCCACTTCCACAAAACGCAAGGCCCAACAGCTTGTCGGCAGAGAACGACTGGTTCGGGAACTCAGCTCTCCGGTCGCCGGTCAATACATCGGCAAACACGTTGAACTTTACAACATAGTCGGCAGAGGGGCTGTTCCCAAACTGATGTTTCCCAATTCATCCATGATTGGAGAAGTCAGTTCGACACAAACACTGTGTAATGCGATCGAACGCGAACTGGCCAGCCGTTAGACCGGACGGCTTCGAATTCCTTCTCTGCTGCTTCCTTCTGTGACCTCGGAACGTCTCCGGCTGGTCGTGTTGATCTGAAGGAGAAACCTGTGGGGCTGCTGTCGTTTCAAATACTTCTGATTGTCTAACGCCGGTACACGTGTTCCGGAATCTCCCGGGAAGCAGGCCAGGTGATGGTCCGGTTGAATTCAACGTCCAGAAAGCCAAACAGCTTCACAAGTGTCGCGGCGGTTTCGCTCACGCTTTCGGCACGTTGCTGGTCGCTGGATTCGAATGTTTGGATTCTGAGAAAAACGCAGTCTTGCTGTTCCGAATACCTCATTTCGTCTGCTGAATAATGCGGCCCGTTTCTTTATGGCGCAGGATGATTCTGAGAGTACCGTCCGGCATCTTTTCTTCTTTAATCAGCAGATGGTCTGCATCATATTCACGCATCGAGCCTACACGGTCAGTACCGTTGCTTCCTCGCCAAACCGGCAACTGAACGGTTTCCCAGCATTTACTGTTTGCGGACCGGTATGCGGCATCGACAATTGCGTTGACCACGTAGCCGTCGTAAAAGTCTTCCATGGGAGAACGTGATTCCTCAATCGCCGACAACACGTCTGCAAACATATCGACATAACCGAGAGCCACAGGCTCATCGCCAACAGGGAACATCCAGCCGGATTCAGATTCGGTCTTTTCGGCCACATAGCCGGACTGTCCCTGTGAGGAGAACATTTCGAACCCGGTCCTCAGCCAGTGGTTCAGCCAGATAGTCCCTTCCGTTCCCGAGATCTCGTCACGCAGATCCATGCCGCCGCGAAATGCCCAGCTCACTTCGAACTGACCAATCGCGCTGTTCTCGTACCGTACCAGGCCAACAGCATGATCCTCCGATTCGACGGGATGTACGAGAGTGTCCGCCCAGCACATGACCTCTGCGGGGCGAATGTTTTTTCCAATGAAATTGCGGGCAATCTCGATGCAGTGGCAGCCCATGTCCACGATTGCACCCCCGCCTGACAGGTCCTGATTCCAGAACCATTCGCTGTGAGGACCCGGATGGGTCTCTCGTGAACGAACCCACAGTACATCGCCGATAGTCCCGGCACGTACGGCTGCC from Fuerstiella sp. encodes:
- a CDS encoding ABC transporter permease, which encodes MSRARTFIILGSGLLPLLVLVAAATAWHLAIEVFDIPPYIVPRPLSVLESLRTMRVELTEATVRTAIAAVSGLAVSTVVGTAVAFAFAQSVVIRRAFYPYAILFQTIPVIAIAPLIILTFGRGFHSVTLVAVVISLFPVVTNTTTGLLQIDSQLHELFRLHGATWWQTHWKLRLPSALPWMISGIRIAGGVAVVGAIVGEFFVGSSQPGLGAWIQRKTASADLPALYATIVASTSLGVGVFAALTWTGDAVLRRWFGTRLDGSPFQG
- a CDS encoding PmoA family protein codes for the protein MNRSVLFLLFCPLVSQGVLYAADSDVKIIKQVGQLQVKIGAADFATYNYSSEFRKPFFLPVRAADGTILTRALNDPEDKDHAHHKGVWVAVDEVNEGRHWKERELIVTRDVTVLCAEGNPAVFAVTNEWQKAETGEPTVRETTRISIYANRLMTYEIQFVAKHGPVDFRDTKEGLFGYRMVSSMKEKNTGRVVSSDGTKGTADCWGRSFPWIDYSGTVGGRTYGVTLMDHPDNFRPSRYHVRNYGLFSINPFGEHAYSKGKEPEKPVHLNPGENLKLKYAIYFHDGDAVQGKVKQAYEQFTAISTVAAQ
- a CDS encoding ABC transporter ATP-binding protein, translating into MNHSSNEHTEHAGRPQIRLTNLCAGFDGTTVVQIDSLEIARGEFVSLVGPSGCGKSTLLRIIAQLLAPVSGELEISQPTDRPAVRTGFVFQDATLLPWRTAAANIRLPGELEQSIVSNSRVHELADLVGLSPHDLQKRPGALSGGMKMRVSLARALALQPDLLLLDEPFAAVDDLLRQQLQADVFRIQKNLGVTTVMVTHNVTEAVCMSDRVITLGGAPASITSVTTVQLDRSSEMRSTPVFAATVGRVLQALQSPHCSTNES
- a CDS encoding Gfo/Idh/MocA family oxidoreductase: MLRIAMLGTGFIARFYTEALHRTRSRDQVQIVYGRDAEHAKAFAEQHQIPRFSTDVNETVAADDVDAVIIGLPNHLHENAVTAAAEAGKAVLCTKPLGRNAEEALRMLRTVENAGVFHAYLEDLVYTPRTQKSLAAVRAGTIGDVLWVRSRETHPGPHSEWFWNQDLSGGGAIVDMGCHCIEIARNFIGKNIRPAEVMCWADTLVHPVESEDHAVGLVRYENSAIGQFEVSWAFRGGMDLRDEISGTEGTIWLNHWLRTGFEMFSSQGQSGYVAEKTESESGWMFPVGDEPVALGYVDMFADVLSAIEESRSPMEDFYDGYVVNAIVDAAYRSANSKCWETVQLPVWRGSNGTDRVGSMREYDADHLLIKEEKMPDGTLRIILRHKETGRIIQQTK